Proteins from one Oenanthe melanoleuca isolate GR-GAL-2019-014 chromosome 1, OMel1.0, whole genome shotgun sequence genomic window:
- the CWC15 gene encoding spliceosome-associated protein CWC15 homolog, which yields MTTAARPTFEPARGGRGKGEGDLSQLSKQYSSRDLPSHTKIKYRQTTQDAPEEVRNRDFRRELEERERVAAREKNRDRPTREHTTSSSVSKKPRLDQIPAANLDADDPLTDEDDEDEDLEDSDDDDTAALLAELEKIKKERAEEQARKEQEQKAEEERIRMENILSGNPLLNLTGPAQPQANFKVKRRWDDDVVFKNCAKGIDETKKDKRFVNDTLRSEFHKKFMEKYIK from the exons ATGACAACAGCAGCAAGGCCAACGTTTGAACCTgcaagaggaggaagaggaaaaggtgAAGGAGACTTAAGCCAGCTATCCAAACAATATTCTAGCAGAGATCTTCCTTCTCATACTAAAATCAAATACAG ACAGACCACTCAGGATGCTCCTGAGGAAGTGCGTAACCGTGATTTCAgaagggagctggaggagagagAGCGAGTTGCTGCaagagaaaagaacagagaCAGACCAACCAGAG AACATACAACATCATCTTCTGTGTCTAAGAAGCCTCGGCTAGACCAGATTCCTGCAGCAAATCTTGATGCAGATGATCCTCTTACTGAT GAagatgatgaggatgaggacTTGGAAGACAGTGATGATGATGACACTGCAGCTCTTCTGGCTGAACTGGAAAAAATCAAGAAAGAACGAGCTGAAGAACAAGCTCGAAAG GAGCAAGAGCAGAAGGCCGAAGAAGAAAGAATTCGGATGGAGAACATCCTGAGTGGTAACCCACTGCTGAATCTTActgggccagcacagcctcaggcaAACTTCAAAGTTAAAAGGAG GTGGGATGATGATGTTGTCTTCAAGAACTGTGCCAAAGGGATAGACGAaacaaaaaaggacaaaagatTCGTCAACGATACTCTGCGATCGGAGTTTCACAAAAAGTTCATGGAAAAATATATCAAGTAG